A window from Komagataeibacter xylinus encodes these proteins:
- a CDS encoding FAD-binding oxidoreductase, translating to MASATTTDAAEPTVLVTRPTLLVAIGRQRVGKTTFLKSLAEITAQQGGRPEIWNTDSMNRSHTLSSLGPQVLEADSMSPTGQAAWLEGQIEKLVESRHDAILDIGGGWTAMHELIRSSPLVAALDELGVSLVTIFMIGMENADIDYLQDLQEQHGFLPPRTAIVINEGLLPVGIDTPQAVSQILENEAVLNALDRGAAHGVFPAINGLKKIADRGQSFMDFAANKPVPGQPKSSVFDRLRVNRWLKRDVPLFLRDLGADYLPRMPKGLPDVVMENV from the coding sequence ATGGCATCCGCCACGACCACAGACGCCGCAGAACCAACGGTGCTGGTGACACGCCCAACCCTGCTCGTCGCCATCGGGCGCCAGCGGGTGGGAAAGACGACATTCCTCAAATCACTGGCCGAGATCACGGCCCAGCAGGGAGGCAGACCGGAGATCTGGAACACGGATTCCATGAACCGCTCGCATACGCTTTCATCGCTTGGTCCGCAGGTTCTGGAAGCGGACAGCATGTCCCCGACCGGGCAGGCTGCCTGGCTCGAAGGGCAGATCGAGAAGCTGGTTGAATCCCGCCATGATGCGATTCTCGACATCGGGGGAGGATGGACCGCGATGCACGAACTGATCCGCTCATCTCCCCTTGTCGCGGCGCTGGACGAGCTCGGGGTCTCGCTTGTGACGATCTTCATGATCGGTATGGAGAATGCGGACATCGACTATCTGCAGGACCTTCAGGAGCAGCATGGCTTCCTGCCGCCCCGCACGGCTATTGTCATAAATGAGGGCCTGCTTCCCGTCGGTATCGATACACCGCAGGCGGTCAGCCAGATCCTCGAAAACGAAGCGGTGCTCAACGCTCTGGACCGAGGCGCCGCGCATGGAGTTTTCCCCGCAATCAACGGGCTGAAGAAAATCGCGGATCGTGGGCAGTCATTCATGGATTTTGCTGCGAACAAGCCGGTTCCCGGACAGCCGAAAAGCTCGGTCTTCGACAGGCTACGGGTCAATCGCTGGCTCAAACGGGACGTGCCCCTCTTCCTGCGCGACCTCGGAGCGGACTATCTGCCCCGGATGCCAAAGGGGCTGCCCGACGTGGTGATGGAGAATGTCTGA
- a CDS encoding zinc-binding alcohol dehydrogenase family protein, which yields MRAVGYQTPLPIDNPASLQDIDLPKPVPSERDLLVEIRAVSVNPVDTKVRRSATPDAGRWRVLGWDAAGIVVGTGPDVTDFAIGDEVFYAGALDRPGTDAEFHLVDERIVGRKPRSLNWAEAAALPLTAITAWEMLFDRLDIRRSIPGVKPAVLIIGGAGGVSSIAIQLARVLTDVTVIATASRPETRDWVTSLGAHHVVDHSRPLAAQVAALPTGAPGFVFSTTQTDRHMPEIVALIAPQGHFGLIDDPAALDALPLKKKSLSLHWELMFTRPLFGTADMGRQGEILNDVSRLVDDGRIRTTLGRNLGLITAANLRQAHALIESGQAKGKIVLEGFSG from the coding sequence ATGCGCGCCGTCGGTTACCAGACGCCTCTCCCGATCGACAATCCCGCATCCCTTCAGGACATCGATCTGCCGAAGCCGGTCCCTTCAGAGCGGGATCTCCTGGTGGAAATCAGGGCTGTTTCGGTCAATCCGGTCGATACAAAAGTCCGCCGCAGCGCCACGCCGGATGCGGGTCGATGGCGGGTTCTGGGTTGGGACGCCGCCGGGATCGTTGTCGGCACCGGGCCTGACGTCACGGATTTTGCCATCGGGGATGAGGTTTTCTACGCAGGCGCGCTCGATCGCCCGGGAACCGATGCCGAATTCCACCTGGTCGACGAGCGGATTGTCGGCCGTAAGCCCCGTTCCCTGAACTGGGCTGAAGCCGCGGCCCTGCCGCTGACAGCGATCACCGCCTGGGAGATGCTGTTCGATCGCCTGGATATCCGTCGGTCAATCCCTGGCGTGAAGCCGGCCGTGCTGATTATCGGGGGTGCGGGCGGGGTCAGCTCCATCGCCATCCAGCTGGCCCGGGTCCTGACCGATGTCACGGTCATCGCCACCGCCTCCCGGCCAGAAACGCGCGACTGGGTGACATCCCTCGGGGCACATCATGTGGTGGACCACAGCAGGCCTCTTGCCGCGCAGGTCGCGGCCCTTCCGACCGGTGCGCCCGGCTTCGTCTTTTCCACGACGCAGACGGATCGGCATATGCCAGAGATTGTCGCGCTGATCGCGCCCCAGGGGCATTTCGGCCTGATTGATGACCCGGCCGCGCTCGACGCCCTGCCGCTGAAGAAAAAAAGCCTGTCGCTGCACTGGGAGCTGATGTTCACCCGTCCGCTGTTCGGCACAGCCGACATGGGCAGGCAGGGCGAGATTCTCAACGACGTCTCACGCCTCGTGGATGACGGGCGTATCCGCACCACGCTTGGAAGGAACCTCGGCCTGATCACGGCGGCGAACCTGCGGCAGGCCCATGCCCTGATCGAGAGCGGTCAGGCAAAGGGCAAGATCGTGCTCGAAGGTTTTTCGGGCTGA
- a CDS encoding cupin domain-containing protein, with protein sequence MTDEEHLMTLNRTGGRFDLNRIAAAFPQTADTMLLDTYLTDRPEASIRVFRIYRDVPPHYHTQCDEVLHVLSGEGTFWIDDPAEEAPFVPGHLLVFPRRAVHAVPRILRDPVIFLAIDTPRRAPDDVVFVDPAEGTPSGFIKSI encoded by the coding sequence ATGACTGATGAAGAGCATCTGATGACCCTGAACCGTACCGGTGGACGGTTCGATCTCAACAGGATTGCGGCAGCGTTCCCGCAGACCGCGGATACGATGCTGCTGGATACCTATCTGACCGACAGGCCTGAAGCCAGCATCAGGGTGTTCCGGATCTATCGGGACGTGCCGCCGCATTATCATACCCAGTGTGATGAAGTCCTCCATGTGCTTTCGGGAGAAGGGACATTCTGGATTGATGACCCGGCTGAGGAAGCGCCGTTTGTCCCCGGGCACCTGCTGGTCTTTCCGCGGCGTGCGGTGCATGCGGTGCCGCGTATCCTGCGTGATCCTGTCATTTTTCTTGCCATCGACACACCGCGTCGGGCACCGGATGACGTGGTGTTTGTCGATCCTGCCGAAGGCACGCCTTCCGGTTTCATCAAGAGTATCTGA
- a CDS encoding HU family DNA-binding protein, which produces MKSTDLIDRIAEATGGTKADAKTALETVLTSIVQAAEVGDEVSLPGFGKFTVRHTAARMGRNPATGAEMQIPASRKLVFAPAKAVKDQLTGVNQKKA; this is translated from the coding sequence ATGAAAAGTACCGATCTGATTGACCGTATCGCCGAAGCCACGGGCGGCACGAAGGCCGATGCGAAGACCGCTCTTGAGACCGTCCTGACCTCTATCGTTCAGGCTGCAGAGGTCGGCGACGAGGTATCGCTGCCCGGCTTTGGCAAGTTTACCGTCCGGCACACCGCTGCCCGCATGGGTCGCAATCCGGCGACCGGTGCTGAGATGCAGATTCCGGCCTCGCGCAAACTGGTTTTTGCGCCGGCCAAGGCCGTCAAGGACCAACTCACCGGGGTCAACCAGAAGAAGGCCTGA
- a CDS encoding BRO family protein: MRDTIPNRPRVRKLLSDPVQPILHKSERDYLTFEDTRISVQEVTGRRWISAREICSILGLSNPSATVKRLDDDEYCRIGVVTAGGTQEQLFVSESGANHLTFISRKPVAKRVRRWITGEVMPQISRTGAYIPGGCPGSGVQLTVTSSQMDLLRRLSRPGPHMVFVMPGQEPYIEEVDPHQFIHDLDRHDVEGLVHAMNLIGSVWSVCRKIDGVMYCSAVLQSGIGRQLDDAIRIGVDLSRSIIVPTREKS, translated from the coding sequence ATGCGAGATACCATCCCTAACAGGCCGCGAGTCAGGAAACTGCTCAGTGATCCGGTTCAACCTATTCTGCATAAAAGCGAACGAGACTATCTGACATTTGAAGACACCCGGATCTCAGTTCAGGAAGTCACCGGAAGGCGATGGATCTCGGCCCGGGAGATTTGCTCCATATTGGGCCTCAGCAATCCTTCTGCGACGGTCAAACGGCTTGATGATGATGAATATTGCCGTATTGGCGTGGTGACGGCAGGAGGGACGCAGGAACAGCTCTTCGTCAGTGAAAGCGGAGCCAACCACCTGACGTTCATTTCTCGAAAGCCTGTTGCCAAACGGGTTCGGCGCTGGATTACTGGAGAGGTGATGCCACAGATCAGTCGAACCGGTGCCTATATCCCCGGTGGATGCCCCGGAAGTGGCGTGCAACTTACAGTCACCAGCAGCCAGATGGATCTTCTCAGGCGCCTTTCTCGGCCCGGTCCTCACATGGTTTTTGTGATGCCGGGACAAGAGCCATACATTGAGGAGGTTGATCCTCACCAGTTCATTCACGATCTGGATCGTCACGACGTGGAGGGGCTGGTTCATGCCATGAACCTGATCGGGTCGGTCTGGAGCGTATGCCGCAAAATCGACGGGGTGATGTATTGTTCCGCCGTTCTGCAGAGTGGTATTGGTCGCCAGCTTGATGACGCCATTCGCATCGGGGTAGACCTGTCCCGCAGCATCATCGTGCCCACCCGAGAGAAATCATAA